The following coding sequences lie in one Mesorhizobium sp. DCY119 genomic window:
- a CDS encoding calcium-binding protein → MATLTVSFPGGIYPLGLDYNPSIGELVNLNNATVVSSSATQRVLQMENGLKLKLIGTGFTYDAKGYVTGGTLASVQLLQSNGTTVLQTLAGINRPFTDVSDAADTFSGWDLNAWLMSGNDTINGSSGADDLYGHAGNDTLNGGDGDDYLVGGAGKDTYNGGNGYDQISFAEYEPTALRGVNINAVTRIAIDQWGNSESFTSIESFRGSQFADVMLGSAANEQFMGMNGRDRIDGGAGIDEVRYHRDANWGGNAGVNVNLTTGVAIDGFGKQDTLLNIENVRGTASNDVLVGSAVSNVLRGEAGNDSLNGMAGADTMKGGTGNDTYYVDNAGDIVDELSDGGSGTDTVVSAISFNLANTTQVKGTVENLNLSGTGAISGTGNAGNNTINGNGGNNALNGAAGNDLINGWLGNDTLTGGAGNDTFFFNTALNASTNKDTITDFNVVADTIRLENAIFTGLAAGTLTAAAFHTGSAAADASDRIIYNKTTGALLFDKDGLGGAAAVQFATVSANLTLTNADFFIV, encoded by the coding sequence ATGGCGACGTTGACGGTGAGTTTTCCAGGCGGGATCTATCCGCTGGGCCTCGACTACAATCCCAGCATAGGCGAGCTGGTCAATCTGAATAACGCCACGGTCGTGTCATCATCGGCCACGCAGCGCGTGCTGCAAATGGAAAACGGCCTCAAGCTCAAGCTCATCGGCACCGGCTTCACTTACGATGCCAAGGGCTATGTCACCGGCGGCACGCTGGCTTCGGTGCAGTTGCTGCAGAGCAATGGCACGACGGTCCTCCAGACACTGGCCGGGATCAACCGTCCATTTACGGACGTCTCGGACGCCGCCGACACTTTCAGCGGCTGGGATCTCAATGCCTGGCTGATGAGCGGCAACGACACGATCAACGGCTCGTCCGGGGCCGACGATCTCTACGGTCATGCCGGAAACGACACGCTGAATGGCGGCGACGGCGACGACTATCTCGTCGGCGGGGCCGGCAAGGATACGTACAACGGCGGCAATGGCTACGACCAGATCAGCTTCGCCGAATACGAGCCGACGGCATTGCGTGGCGTCAATATCAACGCGGTGACGCGTATTGCGATTGACCAATGGGGCAATAGCGAGAGCTTCACCAGTATCGAATCCTTCCGCGGAAGCCAGTTCGCCGATGTCATGCTCGGCTCGGCGGCCAATGAACAGTTCATGGGCATGAACGGGCGCGACCGCATCGATGGCGGCGCTGGCATCGACGAGGTCCGTTACCATCGCGACGCCAATTGGGGCGGCAATGCCGGCGTGAATGTCAATCTGACGACCGGCGTTGCCATCGATGGCTTCGGCAAGCAGGACACGCTTCTCAACATCGAGAACGTTCGGGGTACCGCCTCCAACGACGTGCTCGTTGGCAGTGCGGTCAGCAATGTGCTTCGGGGCGAGGCCGGCAACGACTCGCTCAACGGCATGGCGGGCGCCGACACGATGAAGGGCGGAACGGGCAACGACACCTATTACGTCGACAATGCCGGCGATATCGTCGACGAGCTTTCCGACGGCGGCAGCGGCACCGATACGGTGGTGTCGGCGATCAGTTTCAACCTCGCGAACACTACACAGGTGAAAGGCACTGTCGAAAACCTGAACTTGTCGGGGACGGGTGCGATCTCCGGCACCGGCAACGCCGGCAACAACACCATCAACGGCAATGGCGGCAACAACGCGCTGAACGGCGCTGCCGGCAACGACCTGATCAATGGCTGGCTCGGCAACGACACGCTGACCGGCGGTGCCGGCAACGATACGTTCTTCTTCAACACTGCGCTGAATGCATCGACCAACAAGGACACGATCACCGACTTCAATGTCGTGGCCGACACGATCCGGCTGGAAAATGCCATCTTCACCGGCCTGGCTGCCGGTACGCTGACGGCTGCTGCCTTCCATACCGGTTCTGCGGCGGCCGATGCCAGTGACCGGATCATCTACAACAAGACGACCGGTGCCTTGCTGTTCGACAAGGATGGGCTGGGCGGTGCCGCTGCGGTTCAGTTCGCGACCGTCTCTGCCAACCTTACGCTCACGAACGCCGACTTCTTCATCGTCTGA
- a CDS encoding glycosyltransferase family 29 protein, with amino-acid sequence MAKKKLFIVGNGPLLSDMSEQVDAADHVIRFNEPKASIGMSGTKTNWLFVCNTGKPMERRLKDPKYPTSPIVQAAEFVFLVSHPTAVQKYSLKPSLWARIKGRRAEWTWASLTMYGDAGKTVAILPPDNYEAGCLELGLDLSVLLDDRTFPTTGYFGIRYALERMPAETWDVEIAGFGWQGWKNHTWDQEREWVQRKAKERNIKIWPAGEDWKPKYAKKDRYSRKK; translated from the coding sequence GTGGCGAAGAAGAAACTCTTTATTGTCGGTAATGGTCCACTGCTCTCCGACATGTCGGAGCAGGTCGATGCCGCGGATCATGTGATCCGCTTCAACGAGCCGAAGGCATCGATCGGCATGAGCGGCACGAAGACCAACTGGCTTTTCGTCTGCAATACGGGCAAGCCCATGGAGCGGCGGCTCAAGGATCCAAAGTATCCGACATCGCCGATCGTCCAGGCTGCGGAGTTCGTGTTTCTCGTCTCGCATCCGACGGCCGTTCAGAAATATTCCCTGAAACCGAGCCTTTGGGCCCGGATCAAGGGACGGCGGGCGGAGTGGACCTGGGCTTCGCTGACGATGTATGGCGATGCCGGCAAGACCGTCGCGATCCTGCCCCCCGACAATTACGAGGCCGGTTGCCTTGAACTGGGGCTGGACCTTTCAGTCCTGCTCGACGACCGCACCTTCCCCACGACCGGATATTTCGGGATCCGCTACGCGCTGGAGCGCATGCCGGCGGAGACATGGGATGTGGAAATAGCCGGGTTCGGCTGGCAGGGCTGGAAAAACCACACCTGGGACCAGGAGCGGGAATGGGTTCAGCGCAAGGCCAAGGAACGCAACATCAAGATCTGGCCGGCCGGGGAAGACTGGAAACCGAAATACGCGAAAAAAGACAGGTACAGTCGAAAGAAATAA
- a CDS encoding glycosyltransferase family 25 protein, which produces MKSFVINLDRRPDRLARMSAIFDKLGLQFDRVSAVDGTQLSRDDLIRLRGNDQARAGETACFLSHRECWRRIVEDDLPCAAIFEDDLHIADDAARLLSSSDWIPADADIIKVETMNRPTKIDKSMAALVGGRKLHRLRDTHMGAGGYILTRKGAEKLLEKSKSFDNPVDHFLFNFQLPWAGSFVTYQLSPAICVQDFFLDRRATSPIGLGSDLHDERVVKPTGLRKAWREIKRPVLQLANSARRTASNVLTDKRWITVPFR; this is translated from the coding sequence ATGAAATCGTTCGTTATCAATCTGGATCGCAGGCCGGACCGGCTGGCTCGCATGTCGGCGATTTTCGACAAACTGGGGCTCCAGTTCGATCGCGTCAGCGCCGTGGATGGCACGCAATTGTCGCGTGACGACCTGATCAGGCTGCGCGGCAACGACCAGGCGCGTGCCGGCGAAACGGCCTGCTTCCTCAGCCATCGGGAATGCTGGCGCCGCATTGTCGAAGACGATCTGCCCTGTGCAGCGATTTTCGAGGACGACCTGCACATAGCCGATGACGCCGCCAGGCTTCTCAGCAGCAGCGACTGGATACCTGCTGACGCGGATATCATCAAAGTTGAAACGATGAACCGCCCGACGAAGATCGACAAGTCGATGGCTGCGCTGGTCGGCGGCCGCAAGCTTCATCGGTTGAGGGACACCCATATGGGCGCCGGAGGCTATATCCTGACCCGGAAGGGCGCGGAAAAACTCCTCGAGAAAAGCAAGAGCTTTGACAATCCCGTGGATCATTTCCTGTTCAATTTTCAGCTGCCCTGGGCCGGTTCCTTCGTAACGTATCAGCTTTCCCCGGCCATCTGCGTCCAGGACTTTTTCCTCGACAGGCGAGCGACTTCCCCCATCGGCCTTGGCAGCGACCTGCATGATGAGCGGGTCGTGAAGCCCACCGGGCTGCGCAAGGCCTGGCGCGAGATCAAGCGGCCCGTCCTGCAACTCGCCAATTCCGCTCGAAGAACAGCCTCGAATGTTCTGACCGACAAGCGGTGGATTACCGTTCCCTTCCGGTAA
- a CDS encoding low affinity iron permease family protein, with protein sequence MSFNKMFTSVANKVAHAAGMPATFVGCCAIIVVWAASGPFLGFSDTWQLVINTGTTIVTFLMVFLIQNTQNRDGAAIQAKLDELIRVSEGENKFIGIEHLTEEEVEDFRLKCEQAAKRADRAADRANRAAAKQTAKQAAK encoded by the coding sequence ATGTCGTTCAACAAGATGTTCACCAGCGTTGCCAACAAGGTTGCGCATGCAGCGGGCATGCCGGCGACCTTTGTCGGCTGTTGCGCCATCATTGTCGTCTGGGCGGCCAGTGGCCCGTTTCTCGGCTTCTCCGACACATGGCAGCTGGTCATCAACACCGGAACAACCATCGTGACGTTCCTGATGGTGTTCCTCATCCAGAACACGCAGAACCGTGACGGCGCTGCGATCCAGGCCAAGCTCGACGAACTCATCCGCGTCAGCGAAGGCGAAAACAAGTTCATCGGCATCGAGCATCTCACCGAGGAAGAGGTCGAGGACTTTCGGCTGAAATGCGAGCAGGCCGCCAAGCGCGCGGACCGTGCCGCCGACCGGGCAAATCGCGCGGCGGCCAAGCAGACCGCCAAGCAAGCAGCAAAGTAA
- a CDS encoding alkylphosphonate utilization protein yields the protein MADVVKDSNGNVLKDGDSVTLIKDLKVKGTSVTLKRGTMVRNIRLTDDAEEIECNAEKVKGLVLKTAFLKKA from the coding sequence ATGGCCGACGTGGTGAAGGACAGCAACGGCAATGTGCTGAAGGATGGCGATTCGGTTACGCTGATCAAGGACCTGAAGGTCAAAGGCACGTCGGTGACGCTGAAGCGCGGGACGATGGTCCGCAACATCCGGCTGACCGACGACGCCGAAGAAATCGAATGCAATGCCGAGAAGGTCAAGGGACTGGTGCTTAAGACGGCCTTCCTCAAAAAGGCCTGA
- a CDS encoding acyl-CoA synthetase — protein sequence MLERRDDYQSLYRDFRWRIPQHFNMGTAVSDHWAAREPDRVALLDYRAEGEAEKLTYGELAARSNSFANGLRALGVRRGDRVALLLPQSFETVIAHVAIYKLGAIAVPLALLFGVEALEYRLQTAGVKAVVTNSSGAAKLARIGSRLTDLEAVVSIDGAESGVRDFHRIVAGHPSSFVAEDTTPDDPAMMIFTSGTTGPPKGALHGHRVLLGHLPGVQTAYEFLPQPGDLMWTPADWAWAGGLLNALLPSLYFGVPVVSARFEKFDPEAALGLVEKMGVRTAFIPPTALRMLKSVEDIRKRFHLKLRSVGSAGESLGRETYDWARAEFGLTVNEFYGQTECNLVLSSCAALGVSRGGAIGRPVPGHEVAIIDAEGQRMKPGEVGQIAIRRPDPVMFLEYWRSPEATAKKFIGDWMTTGDQGIEDEDGYFQFFGRDDDVITSAGFRIGPGEIEDCLTGHPAVALAAAVGKPDALRTEIVKAYVVLKDGFVGDAALGDEIKLWVRERLSAHEYPREVEFVDSMPLTTTGKVIRRIFRDRAKRETGG from the coding sequence ATGCTCGAACGGCGCGACGACTATCAAAGTCTCTACCGCGATTTTCGCTGGCGGATTCCGCAACACTTCAACATGGGCACCGCCGTCTCCGATCATTGGGCGGCGCGCGAGCCTGATCGCGTGGCACTTCTCGATTATCGCGCCGAGGGCGAAGCCGAAAAGCTCACCTATGGTGAACTCGCCGCGAGATCCAACAGCTTCGCCAACGGCCTGCGCGCGCTGGGCGTCAGGCGCGGCGACCGGGTGGCGCTGCTTCTGCCGCAGTCTTTCGAGACGGTCATTGCCCATGTCGCCATCTACAAGCTCGGCGCCATCGCCGTGCCGCTGGCGCTGCTGTTCGGCGTCGAGGCGCTGGAATACCGCCTGCAGACAGCCGGCGTGAAGGCGGTGGTGACCAATTCGAGCGGCGCTGCAAAGCTCGCAAGGATCGGCAGCCGCCTGACTGATCTGGAGGCTGTCGTCTCCATCGACGGCGCGGAAAGCGGCGTTCGTGATTTTCACCGCATCGTTGCCGGCCACCCGTCGTCCTTCGTTGCCGAAGACACCACGCCGGACGATCCGGCGATGATGATCTTTACCTCCGGCACGACCGGACCGCCAAAAGGCGCGTTGCACGGGCACCGCGTGCTGCTCGGCCATCTGCCGGGCGTGCAGACGGCCTATGAATTCCTGCCGCAGCCCGGCGACCTGATGTGGACCCCGGCGGACTGGGCCTGGGCCGGCGGCCTGCTCAACGCGCTCTTGCCTTCGCTCTATTTCGGCGTGCCCGTTGTTTCCGCCCGCTTTGAAAAGTTCGATCCCGAAGCCGCCCTCGGTCTCGTCGAGAAGATGGGCGTGCGCACCGCATTCATACCGCCAACGGCACTTCGCATGCTGAAGAGCGTGGAGGATATCCGCAAACGCTTCCATCTGAAGCTTCGCAGCGTCGGTTCGGCGGGAGAATCGCTCGGCCGCGAGACCTATGACTGGGCGCGGGCGGAGTTCGGCCTGACCGTCAACGAGTTCTACGGCCAGACCGAGTGCAATCTGGTGCTCTCCTCCTGCGCGGCACTTGGCGTCAGCCGGGGCGGGGCGATCGGCAGGCCGGTTCCGGGGCATGAGGTCGCGATCATCGACGCCGAGGGGCAGCGCATGAAGCCCGGCGAGGTCGGCCAGATCGCGATCCGGCGGCCCGACCCGGTGATGTTCCTCGAATACTGGCGCAGCCCGGAGGCGACCGCCAAGAAATTCATCGGCGACTGGATGACCACCGGCGACCAGGGCATCGAGGACGAAGACGGCTATTTCCAGTTCTTCGGCCGCGACGACGATGTCATCACCTCGGCCGGCTTCCGCATCGGTCCCGGCGAGATCGAGGACTGCCTGACCGGGCATCCGGCCGTGGCGCTGGCGGCTGCCGTCGGCAAGCCGGACGCGCTGCGCACGGAGATCGTCAAGGCCTATGTCGTCCTGAAGGACGGCTTCGTTGGCGATGCAGCACTTGGTGACGAGATCAAGCTGTGGGTGCGCGAAAGGCTCTCCGCGCATGAATATCCGCGCGAGGTCGAATTCGTCGATTCCATGCCGCTGACCACCACCGGCAAGGTCATCCGCCGCATCTTCCGCGACAGGGCCAAGCGCGAAACGGGAGGCTGA
- a CDS encoding antibiotic biosynthesis monooxygenase family protein, translating to MPIIRTDSGIITQINVFTVPEGGQQALIDLLQEAAMSCRTVPGWLSASLHRSLDGRRVVNYAQARDQLAMRRVFEHLQSNGFLERNKALGEAHPGLYEVACTVE from the coding sequence ATGCCCATCATTCGCACCGACAGCGGCATCATCACCCAGATCAATGTCTTCACCGTACCGGAAGGCGGCCAGCAGGCGCTGATCGACCTACTGCAGGAAGCAGCCATGAGTTGCCGGACCGTCCCCGGCTGGCTCTCGGCCAGCCTTCACCGCAGTCTCGATGGCCGGCGCGTGGTCAATTATGCCCAGGCCCGCGACCAGCTCGCGATGCGGCGCGTCTTCGAGCACCTGCAGTCGAACGGCTTCCTCGAGCGCAACAAGGCGCTCGGAGAGGCGCATCCCGGCCTCTACGAAGTGGCGTGCACGGTGGAGTGA
- a CDS encoding GNAT family N-acetyltransferase, which translates to MVAIPLLEETSGGPAGTMISGFAGLPAKAVDPAHVELLASTRPPRRLAIYPASAGFDLIEELDHLCSRTIEPNVFFNPRFLAPAMPRLEDREVRLAVIRDGDEYRNRLRLLVPFSVERPGVPLGVPVMRIWSSPFGPLGMPLVDRDDPQGVLEDFFAILARPHLKLPKVFVLPDMRLEGAAAGVLRSVSEARGLPLVITSEAERPVLESELEGDDYLKASLRSHHYREFRRLKRRLAEHGRLEHVVARGQDDIRHGLEAFLTLEAAGWKGRQRTAMAIDRYRAAFAREAVHRLSEQDMCRVHSLLLNGEVIASLIVFVEAGVAYTWKTAYDEKYAAYSPGTLLMIEVTRQHLDDPNIMMTDSCAVPDHPVMSRLWSERKKTGTIVIGLTPDADRAARQAASQLHLYRETRNIARILRNRVRSLLKRR; encoded by the coding sequence ATGGTAGCAATTCCCCTTCTCGAGGAAACCAGCGGCGGACCCGCCGGCACGATGATTTCCGGCTTTGCCGGGCTGCCGGCCAAGGCCGTCGACCCGGCGCATGTCGAGCTTCTGGCAAGCACGCGGCCACCGCGCCGGCTGGCTATCTACCCAGCGTCAGCCGGCTTCGACCTGATCGAGGAACTCGACCATCTGTGCAGCCGCACGATCGAGCCGAACGTCTTCTTCAATCCGCGCTTTCTCGCCCCGGCCATGCCGCGCCTCGAGGACCGGGAGGTGCGGCTCGCCGTCATCCGCGACGGCGACGAGTACCGCAACCGATTGCGCCTGCTGGTGCCATTCTCGGTGGAAAGGCCCGGCGTGCCGCTCGGCGTGCCCGTCATGCGGATATGGTCGAGCCCGTTCGGCCCGCTCGGCATGCCGCTCGTCGACCGCGACGATCCGCAGGGCGTGCTGGAGGATTTCTTCGCCATCCTGGCGCGTCCGCACCTGAAGCTGCCGAAGGTCTTCGTGCTGCCCGACATGCGGCTGGAAGGGGCCGCGGCCGGCGTCCTGCGGTCGGTCTCGGAGGCGCGCGGCCTGCCGCTGGTCATCACCAGCGAGGCCGAACGGCCCGTGCTCGAGAGCGAGCTTGAAGGCGACGACTATCTGAAGGCGTCGCTGCGCTCGCATCACTATCGCGAATTCCGCCGGCTCAAGCGCCGGCTGGCCGAGCACGGCAGGCTGGAGCATGTCGTGGCGCGCGGCCAGGACGATATTCGCCACGGCCTTGAAGCCTTCCTGACGCTCGAGGCCGCCGGCTGGAAGGGCCGCCAGCGCACGGCGATGGCGATCGATCGCTACCGCGCCGCCTTCGCCCGCGAGGCGGTGCACCGGCTGTCCGAGCAGGATATGTGCAGGGTGCATTCGCTGCTGCTCAACGGCGAGGTGATCGCTTCGCTGATCGTCTTCGTCGAGGCCGGCGTCGCTTACACGTGGAAGACGGCCTATGACGAGAAATATGCCGCCTATTCGCCCGGCACGCTGCTGATGATCGAGGTGACGAGGCAGCATCTCGACGACCCCAACATCATGATGACCGATTCCTGCGCCGTGCCCGACCATCCGGTGATGAGCCGGCTGTGGTCGGAGCGCAAGAAGACGGGCACGATCGTGATCGGCCTGACACCCGACGCCGACCGCGCCGCGCGGCAGGCGGCCTCGCAGCTTCACCTCTATCGCGAGACGCGCAACATAGCCCGCATCCTGCGTAACCGGGTGCGCAGCCTGCTCAAGCGGCGGTGA
- a CDS encoding flippase — MRFSAATTAERLLPARLALRAKPLLDQIDAALFSADERGEAGRMSLIAFSIRIVSALIAFVSQVLLARWMGSFEYGIFVLVWVTMIIVGNLSCFGFHTSVIRFIPEYREKGRMAELRGVLVTSRVFSLVASTVMAGLGALAIWLFEAHIENYYVVPFLLGVICMPMIALSDVLQGISRAHSWAISALSPTYLTRPVLILVFMVGALLLGYPPTATTAVIAAIMATYATTILQLVSVTRRVDAKVPAGPKKVHFREWFMVSVPIFLVESFFFILTNADVLMVGAYMNPEDVAVYFATVKTLALVHFVYFAVKAGVAQRYAQFTHGDPSRLAAFARETVSWTFWPSVAMALAVLALGEPMLKLFGPGFDAGYPLLFVLVFGVVARAAVGPCESLLTMSGNQNICALVYALTLAINIGLNVVFIPQFGLWGAAIATAVAMIFEAGALSFTVWRKLGIVMAIFIPATAMQGGR, encoded by the coding sequence GTGCGTTTTTCCGCGGCAACGACTGCCGAGCGACTGCTGCCCGCGCGCCTTGCGCTGCGCGCGAAGCCGCTGCTTGACCAGATCGATGCAGCACTTTTCTCCGCCGACGAGCGCGGCGAAGCCGGCCGCATGTCGCTGATCGCCTTTTCCATCCGCATCGTCAGCGCCCTCATCGCCTTCGTCAGCCAGGTGCTTCTGGCGCGCTGGATGGGCAGTTTCGAATACGGCATCTTCGTGCTGGTCTGGGTGACGATGATCATCGTCGGCAACCTGTCCTGCTTCGGCTTCCACACCTCGGTTATCCGCTTCATCCCTGAATACCGGGAAAAGGGCCGCATGGCCGAGTTGCGCGGCGTGCTTGTCACCAGTCGCGTCTTTTCGCTGGTCGCCTCCACGGTGATGGCCGGCCTCGGCGCGCTCGCCATCTGGCTGTTCGAGGCGCATATCGAGAACTACTACGTCGTGCCCTTCCTGCTCGGCGTCATCTGCATGCCGATGATCGCGCTGTCGGACGTGCTGCAGGGCATTTCGCGGGCGCATTCCTGGGCGATTTCAGCGCTGTCGCCGACCTATCTGACCCGGCCTGTGCTGATCCTCGTCTTCATGGTCGGGGCGCTTCTGCTCGGCTATCCGCCGACGGCTACAACGGCGGTGATCGCCGCGATCATGGCGACCTATGCGACGACCATCCTGCAACTGGTCAGCGTCACGCGCCGCGTCGACGCCAAGGTTCCAGCCGGCCCGAAAAAGGTGCATTTCCGGGAGTGGTTCATGGTTTCGGTGCCGATCTTCCTGGTCGAGAGCTTCTTCTTCATCCTGACCAATGCCGACGTTCTGATGGTCGGCGCCTACATGAACCCGGAAGACGTCGCCGTCTATTTTGCCACGGTGAAGACGCTGGCGCTGGTGCATTTCGTCTATTTCGCGGTCAAGGCCGGCGTGGCGCAGCGCTACGCGCAGTTCACCCATGGCGATCCCAGCCGCTTGGCCGCCTTTGCCCGCGAGACGGTGTCATGGACCTTCTGGCCTTCGGTCGCCATGGCGCTGGCCGTGCTTGCGCTTGGCGAGCCCATGCTGAAACTGTTCGGCCCCGGCTTCGATGCCGGCTACCCGCTGCTGTTCGTGCTGGTGTTCGGCGTGGTGGCGCGCGCTGCGGTCGGGCCATGCGAAAGCCTGCTCACCATGAGCGGCAACCAGAACATCTGCGCCCTCGTCTACGCGCTGACGCTGGCAATCAACATCGGCCTGAACGTCGTGTTCATCCCGCAATTCGGGCTGTGGGGCGCAGCGATCGCGACGGCTGTGGCGATGATATTCGAAGCCGGCGCCCTTTCCTTCACCGTCTGGCGAAAGCTCGGCATCGTCATGGCAATCTTCATTCCGGCAACGGCCATGCAGGGAGGCCGCTGA
- a CDS encoding class I SAM-dependent methyltransferase, with product MAQNIYDKSEFFAGYSQLNRSVHGLDGAPEWPSIRAVLPDLSGKRVVDLGCGFGWFARWAREHGAASVLGLDLSENMIARARADTADPNIEYAIADLEKLELPAASFDFAYSSLAFHYIEDFGRLVQTVHRAFVPGSHFVFTIEHPIFMAPAHPGWSLDDDGNRTWPVNRYAVEGPRETDWFAKGVIKQHRTIGTTLNTLIGAGFAIRHVEEWSPTAGQLAANPDLTDEMERPMMLLVAAQR from the coding sequence ATGGCGCAGAATATCTACGACAAGTCCGAGTTCTTTGCCGGCTACAGCCAGCTCAACCGTTCGGTCCACGGGCTTGACGGCGCGCCGGAATGGCCGTCGATCCGCGCCGTGCTTCCGGATCTTTCGGGCAAGCGCGTCGTCGATCTCGGCTGCGGTTTCGGCTGGTTCGCCCGCTGGGCGCGCGAACACGGGGCGGCCAGCGTCCTTGGGCTCGACCTGTCGGAGAACATGATCGCCCGCGCCAGGGCCGACACCGCCGACCCGAACATCGAATACGCGATCGCCGATCTGGAAAAACTCGAACTGCCAGCGGCATCCTTCGATTTCGCCTACAGTTCGCTCGCCTTCCACTACATCGAGGATTTCGGCAGGCTGGTGCAGACGGTGCACCGCGCGTTTGTGCCGGGCTCGCATTTCGTCTTCACCATCGAGCATCCGATCTTCATGGCCCCGGCGCATCCCGGCTGGTCGCTGGACGACGACGGCAACAGGACATGGCCGGTCAACCGCTATGCCGTGGAAGGCCCCCGCGAAACCGACTGGTTCGCCAAGGGCGTCATCAAACAGCATCGCACCATCGGCACGACGCTCAACACGCTGATCGGCGCAGGTTTCGCGATCCGGCATGTCGAGGAGTGGAGCCCGACCGCCGGGCAGCTTGCCGCCAATCCAGATCTGACTGATGAAATGGAACGGCCGATGATGCTGCTGGTGGCCGCGCAGCGCTAG